The following proteins come from a genomic window of Canis aureus isolate CA01 chromosome 3, VMU_Caureus_v.1.0, whole genome shotgun sequence:
- the NQO1 gene encoding NAD(P)H dehydrogenase [quinone] 1, producing MARKALIVLAHAEKASFNHAMKEAAVEALEAAGWEVTVSDLYAMNFNPVISRRDVTGTPKDPGNFQYPAEAALAYKEGRLSPDIVAEQKKLEAADLVIFQFPLQWFGVPAILKGWFERVLIGEFAYTYAAMYDKGPFRNKKTVLSITTGGSGSMYSLQGIHGDMNIILWPIQSGTLHFCGFQVLEPQLTYSIGHTPMDVRIQILEGWKKRLENIWNETPLYFAPSSLFDLNFQAGFLMKKEVQDKQKNEKFGLSVGHHLGKSIPTDNQIKARK from the exons CCAGGAAGGCTCTGATCGTCCTGGCCCACGCAGAGAAGGCCTCCTTCAACCACGCCATGAAGGAGGCTGCGGTGGAGGCCCTGGAGGCCGCAGGGTGGGAGGTCACCGTGTCGGACTTGTACGCCATGAACTTCAACCCCGTCATCTCCAGGCGGGATGTGACAG GGACGCCCAAGGACCCCGGGAACTTTCAGTACCCCGCGGAGGCCGCTCTAGCCTATAAGGAGGGCCGCCTGAGCCCCGACATCGTGGCCGAGCAGAAGAAGCTGGAAGCCGCAGACCTGGTGATCTTCCAG TTCCCGCTGCAGTGGTTTGGAGTCCCTGCCATCCTGAAAGGCTGGTTCGAGCGAGTGCTCATCGGAGAGTTTGCTTACACGTACGCGGCCATGTATGACAAGGGACCTTTCCGG AATAAGAAGACGGTGCTCTCCATCACCACGGGCGGTAGCGGCTCCATGTACTCTCTGCAGGGTATCCACGGAGACATGAATATCATTCTCTGGCCAATTCAG AGTGGCACTCTGCATTTCTGTGGCTTCCAAGTCCTGGAACCTCAACTGACCTATAGCATTGGGCACACTCCTATGGATGTCCGAATTCAGATCTTGGAAGGATGGAAGAAACGCCTGGAGAATATCTGGAATGAGACTCCACTGTATTTTGCTCCAAGTAGCCTCTTTGACTTAAACTTTCAGGCAGGATTCTTAATGAAAAAGGAAGTGCAAGATAAGCAGAAAAACGAGAAATTTGGCCTTTCTGTGGGCCATCATTTGGGCAAGTCCATCCCAACTGACAACCAGATCAAAGCCAGAAAATGA